Proteins encoded together in one Penaeus vannamei isolate JL-2024 chromosome 9, ASM4276789v1, whole genome shotgun sequence window:
- the LOC113825446 gene encoding centrosomal protein of 89 kDa translates to MEKMADERAVIMRLEQLSREYNILSQLLTTQQRSGVSQQGASFDTALPSNKDAKISSLEKEVQELANKIEAQNSEKCAVEKALQQKENENTKLIGKLKQEIKDCNNDTEVLKDVIKRLNEQLNRYHLKYGRIREENIGSTKKDLSHDSIYKLGALLTAYDEIILERDEALKSNLEKFEKLMVNVDAVTAENEKLHQRVQKLQQEAPMGSEEAEMVAADAKLLLEERELLLQEVRTLHQQQQEESICYQQKVAKLQQHLEDSEARVATLSSELDSLRTEADQLERQCKKIQQQLQESVSKEEHQLAVDECQRLFEKLRKTYTEESGDLKGKMRAVKQEKQNLAEKLTDSSAYVHNLSVQVSGLKGSLRKTESRVKRREKALQVVQTTARVAQTRLKSLSEVCSKLLEDREKLLEALATQRKETDELSKELTLRSAAVGALSQKLKEERINWSSKMAECEGGRQAAKAAWKRSTKENSHLRTLIAAKDDTITSLIADYKILGLEVSEAKHRSLHQKLSKSGNLPGNLPFS, encoded by the exons ATGGAAAAAATGGCAGATGAAAGAGCTGTGATAATGCGGTTAGAGCAGTTAAGCAGAGAATACAACATTCTTTCACAGTTGCTTACAACACAACAGAGAAGTGGAGTTTCACAACAAG GTGCAAGTTTTGATACTGCATTGCCCAGTAACAAAGATGCCAAGATATCCAGTCTCGAGAAGGAAGTGCAAGAGCTGGCCAACAAGATTGAAGCCCAGAATTCTGAAAAATGTGCAGTGGAGAAAGCTTTGCagcaaaaagaaaatgagaatacaaAGCTTATAGGAAAACTAAAGCAAGAAATCaaagattgcaataatgatacgGAGGTTCTAAAAGATGTTATTAAACGACTAAATGAACAATTAAATAG ATATCACCTAAAGTACGGCCGAATACGAGAAGAAAACATAGGGAGCACAAAGAAAGATTTAAGTCATGACAGCATCTACAAGTTGGGTGCTCTCCTCACTGCCTATGATGAGATTATTTTGGAAAGAGATGAAGCGCTAAA ATCCAACTTGGAGAAATTTGAAAAGTTAATGGTAAATGTTGATGCAGTAACAGCTGAGAATGAAAAACTTCATCAACGTGTTCAGAAGTTGCAGCAGGAA gcaccAATGGGATCAGAGGAAGCAGAAATGGTTGCTGCAGATGCCAAGCTCTTGTTAGAGGAACGTGAGTTGCTACTCCAAGAAGTCCGCACTCTccatcaacagcaacaagaagAGTCTATTTGTTATCAACAGAAAG TTGCAAAACTACAGCAGCACCTTGAAGATAGTGAAGCAAGAGTGGCCACTCTGTCTTCAGAGCTAGATTCCCTGAGGACAGAAGCTGACCAGCTAGAGAGGCAGTGCAAAAAAATTCAGCAACAATTACAGGAATCTGTTTCAAAAGAGGAGCATCAGTTAGCTGTTGATGAATGTCAAAG acTGTTTGAAAAATTACGTAAGACCTATACCGAAGAATCCGGAGACCTGAAAGGGAAGATGCGAGCCGTGAAGCAGGAGAAACAGAATCTTGCCGAGAAGCTAACAGACTCCTCAGCTTACGTCCACAACCTAAGTGTTCAAGTCTCAGGCCTAAAGGGCTCTCTGAG AAAAACAGAGAGTCGGGTAAAACGTAGAGAAAAGGCTCTACAAGTTGTACAGACGACTGCACGTGTGGCCCAGACAAGACTTAAATCCTTATCAGAAGTTTGTAG CAAACTattggaagacagagagaagctgCTAGAGGCCTTAGCAACACAGAGGAAGGAAACCGATGAGCTTTCTAAGGAACTGACCCTCCGTAGTGCTGCAGTTGGTGCCTTATCTCAGAAACTGAAG GAGGAACGGATAAATTGGAGCAGTAAGATGGCAGAGTGTGAGGGTGGGCGGCAAGCAGCCAAGGCAGCATGGAAACGTTCCACAAAGGAGAACAGTCACTTGCGGACATTAATAGCAGCAAAAGATGACACAATAACTTCCCTCATTGCTGACTATAA AATACTTGGGCTTGAAGTCAGTGAAGCAAAACATCGTAGTCTTCATCAAAAATTATCCAAATCGGGTAATCTTCCAGGAAATTTACCCTTTTCTTAG